Proteins from one Juglans microcarpa x Juglans regia isolate MS1-56 chromosome 1S, Jm3101_v1.0, whole genome shotgun sequence genomic window:
- the LOC121247094 gene encoding mucin-2-like — MSNQPTQPRPLFRLPSIARSNPTPAAPAPAPAPAPATVPEPRPVPLVRSTFRPLAPSQPTQSQEPAPPPSTATRPVIPAVASPPPPPAPPSNGAPVPAVATTRSVPSSPTGRVSAPSASVTVIKPTSSVPSSPQAKVAAPSSSVPTSPVDKAPLQAQTLSSTTVVPSTTTTTARVPTPIPPSKTISPVVQTTPKSPKPKPTAPPPSPLILPPSQLKSEVESEQNIPMAVEQKTVLIQKTIDKPKPWLGGNGDSQRENGEFYKPNNVPIGKEEVSKEVQTKEKKEKSNGKKNWDSEEMGMRVITIAGENKGAFMELIQSPKKHEAVAYKKGNHKTQSHGSESESMSSSSDKEGNPKREKGHKGKVTGSKPMSAFMNSNVQSVNNSILYNCSCTHHDPGVHLSLSRKPSAESYVKDRVNGNHT; from the exons ATGTCAAACCAACCCACCCAACCTCGTCCATTGTTCCGTTTACCTTCCATAGCCCGCTCGAACCCAACACCGGCTGCCCCTGCCCCTGCCCCTGCCCCTGCCCCTGCTACTGTTCCGGAGCCACGCCCAGTACCATTAGTTCGGTCTACATTCAGGCCATTGGCCCCGTCTCAGCCAACTCAATCTCAAGAACCCGCCCCACCACCATCTACGGCTACTCGTCCGGTAATCCCAGCAGTTGCCtcgccaccaccgccaccagCACCACCTTCTAATGGAGCCCCAGTTCCAGCTGTGGCCACCACTCGCTCAGTTCCATCTTCTCCAACTGGAAGAGTCTCCGCTCCATCTGCATCAGTGACTGTGATCAAACCCACATCTTCAGTGCCATCATCACCTCAAGCCAAAGTTGCTGCTCCTTCCTCCTCAG TTCCAACTTCTCCAGTTGATAAAGCACCACTGCAAGCGCAGACTCTCTCCTCCACTACAGTAGTTCCAAGCACTACCACAACCACTGCTCGTGTGCCAACCCCTATCCCACCTTCCAAAACCATTAGCCCTGTGGTTCAAACCACACCCAAGTCACCTAAACCCAAGCCCACTGCCCCACCACCCTCTCCTCTGATCCTTCCGCCTTCCCAGTTGAAGTCCGAGGTCGAGTCTGAGCAGAACATCCCAATGGCAGTCGAGCAGAAAACTGTCCTGATCCAAAAGACAATTGATAAGCCCAAGCCGTGGCTTGGTGGGAATGGGGATTCGCAGAGGGAAAATGGTGAGTTTTATAAGCCCAACAATGTCCCAATTGGAAAGGAAGAAGTGTCAAAAGAAGTTCAGACAAaggagaaaaaggagaaaagtaATGGGAAAAAGAATTGGGATTCAGAGGAGATGGGTATGAGGGTTATAACAATTGCTGGCGAAAACAAAGGCGCCTTCATGGAACTCattcaatctccaaagaaacaTGAAGCTGTTGCTTACAAGAAAGGGAATCATAAAACGCAAAGCCATGGAAGTGAGTCGGAAAGCATGAGTAGTAGTAGCGATAAGGAGGGGAATCCTAAAAGGGAAAAGGGTCACAAAGGAAAAGTAACAGGTTCAAAGCCCATGAGTGCATTCATGAACAGCAATGTGCAGAGTGTTAACAACTCCATCCTCTACAATTGTTCATGCACTCACCATGACCCTGGGGTGCACCTTTCTCTCTCCAGGAAGCCCTCCGCCGAGTCCTACGTAAAGGATCGCGTTAATGGCAATCATACTTAG